From Pseudomonas sp. B21-028, one genomic window encodes:
- a CDS encoding aldehyde dehydrogenase family protein — MNTTNEVKSHTHDNAPPFEAEVSRIAFAKARLAFGVHSQLSTQARLAELSKLKQTILANRSTIITRVMQEVGKCRTDALIAEILGTLDWLNWLEKNAERLLRPEQVKTPITLLGKQSLILHEPLGVVLIICPWNYPFHNAITGIAAAIVTGNAVVYKPSEHAACKGMVEQVLACSPVLQALVQVVYGTGSMGSALIEQQPAKIFFTGSGPTGSKIMAQASQALIPVELELGGKDPMIVFTDAPMARSVAGALWGGFTNAGQSCSGVERLLVEQSGYERFVDALVKGAEKLVVRSGDSGDADVGRMTVGFQRDKVIEHVQDALERGARLRFGTVPDANALTVQPIILDRVTPDMRVWSEETFGPVLPVMAFSTEAHAIELANDTQYGLCASVFTADAERALRVAGALEVGGVSINNVNMSEGNPGLPFGGAKKSGFGKLRGPEGLLGFTRSKAVLIDKAGSRIEANWYPYTPRKFKLFERFIQALYAPRRFRLLAIAWHGLRLEAFSQKPRK, encoded by the coding sequence ATGAACACCACCAATGAGGTCAAATCCCACACGCACGATAACGCGCCGCCGTTTGAGGCTGAGGTTTCCCGGATCGCATTCGCGAAAGCCCGCCTGGCATTTGGCGTCCATTCACAGCTGTCGACCCAAGCGCGCCTGGCCGAGCTGTCCAAGCTCAAGCAAACAATCCTGGCCAATCGCTCAACGATCATCACGCGCGTCATGCAGGAGGTTGGCAAATGTCGAACGGATGCATTGATTGCGGAGATCCTCGGTACTCTCGATTGGCTCAACTGGCTGGAGAAAAATGCCGAGCGGCTGCTGAGGCCTGAACAGGTCAAAACGCCGATTACGTTGCTGGGCAAGCAGTCGTTGATACTGCATGAACCCCTGGGCGTGGTCTTGATCATCTGCCCGTGGAATTACCCGTTCCATAACGCAATTACCGGCATTGCGGCAGCGATCGTGACGGGGAATGCGGTGGTCTATAAGCCTTCCGAACACGCGGCTTGCAAGGGAATGGTCGAACAGGTCCTGGCGTGTTCCCCTGTACTCCAGGCCCTGGTACAGGTGGTGTATGGCACCGGCAGCATGGGCTCGGCATTGATCGAGCAGCAGCCGGCCAAGATTTTCTTTACCGGCAGCGGCCCCACAGGCAGCAAGATCATGGCTCAGGCCAGTCAGGCATTAATCCCCGTTGAGCTGGAGCTGGGGGGCAAAGACCCGATGATTGTATTTACCGATGCGCCCATGGCACGTTCTGTGGCCGGTGCGTTGTGGGGTGGCTTTACCAACGCCGGCCAGTCGTGCAGCGGTGTGGAACGGTTGCTGGTGGAGCAAAGCGGCTATGAGCGTTTCGTCGATGCTCTGGTCAAAGGAGCGGAAAAGTTGGTTGTGCGTTCTGGCGATAGCGGCGATGCCGATGTCGGGCGGATGACCGTCGGATTTCAACGCGACAAGGTCATCGAGCATGTGCAGGATGCCCTGGAGCGAGGTGCACGCCTGCGATTCGGTACCGTGCCCGATGCAAACGCCCTGACCGTGCAGCCGATCATTCTGGATCGGGTCACGCCGGATATGCGGGTGTGGAGCGAAGAAACCTTTGGGCCGGTGTTGCCGGTCATGGCCTTCAGCACCGAAGCACACGCTATTGAGTTGGCCAACGACACCCAATACGGGTTGTGTGCCAGCGTGTTCACAGCCGACGCCGAACGCGCGCTGAGGGTTGCCGGGGCGCTTGAGGTGGGTGGCGTTTCGATCAACAACGTCAATATGAGCGAAGGCAACCCCGGCTTGCCATTCGGCGGTGCCAAGAAGAGCGGCTTCGGCAAGCTGCGAGGCCCGGAAGGTTTGCTGGGTTTTACCCGCAGCAAAGCGGTGCTGATCGACAAGGCCGGGAGCAGGATCGAAGCCAATTGGTATCCCTACACGCCGCGCAAATTCAAGCTGTTCGAGCGTTTCATCCAGGCGCTTTATGCGCCACGTCGTTTTCGGCTGCTGGCGATCGCCTGGCATGGCCTCAGGCTTGAAGCCTTCAGTCAAAAGCCGCGTAAGTGA
- a CDS encoding AraC family transcriptional regulator — MPAATRHTADLPINLLRSLADLIVQLGMDPSRLCLGLGFNLADLANPQSRVSIRQACLMIKRALEMTKGRDRGLGLDMSATESITSMGLVGYAMLTSATLGSAIALGIDMQKQTGALLSFENLESPKHITLQVTCPFHEPDLLVFLVEEAFGVFLNVARTLAGPTFSPSSIELSYPRPAYADHYEHLFRCPVHFGRKDNLFVCANHWANTPIATHDALSNRQVVELLKMSANQSGEIEFVESVERILRRDLRVPLSLSAVASQLCMSERTLRRRLAQNQTSYQVILDDLRKQRALSLLGNVSLTLDEVAGEVGFSDAQNFRKAFKRWTGHGPRQTHA; from the coding sequence ATGCCCGCGGCCACACGGCACACCGCCGATTTACCGATCAACCTGCTGCGCAGTCTGGCGGACCTGATCGTGCAGTTGGGCATGGACCCGAGCAGGTTGTGTCTAGGGTTGGGCTTCAACCTGGCGGACCTGGCCAACCCGCAAAGCCGGGTATCGATTCGTCAGGCGTGCCTGATGATCAAGCGTGCCCTGGAAATGACCAAAGGCCGCGACAGAGGGCTTGGCCTGGACATGAGCGCGACGGAGTCGATTACCTCGATGGGCTTGGTAGGTTACGCCATGTTGACCAGCGCTACACTCGGCAGCGCCATTGCATTGGGCATCGACATGCAAAAGCAAACCGGCGCGCTGCTAAGCTTCGAGAACCTTGAATCGCCGAAGCACATCACACTTCAGGTCACCTGCCCGTTTCATGAGCCCGATCTCCTGGTCTTTTTAGTGGAGGAAGCCTTCGGCGTTTTTTTGAATGTCGCGCGTACCCTCGCAGGCCCGACGTTCAGCCCCTCATCGATCGAGCTGAGTTACCCTCGGCCCGCCTATGCCGACCACTATGAACACTTGTTCAGATGCCCGGTGCATTTTGGTCGCAAGGACAATCTGTTTGTCTGCGCCAACCATTGGGCCAACACCCCCATCGCCACCCACGACGCATTGAGTAATCGACAGGTCGTGGAGTTGCTGAAAATGAGCGCCAATCAGAGTGGCGAAATTGAGTTCGTCGAGTCCGTGGAGCGCATCCTGCGTCGCGATCTGCGCGTACCGCTCAGTTTGTCAGCGGTTGCGTCGCAGTTATGCATGAGCGAGCGGACTTTGCGCCGCCGCCTGGCGCAGAATCAGACGTCCTATCAAGTCATTCTGGATGACCTGCGCAAGCAGCGTGCCCTGTCGCTGCTGGGCAACGTAAGCCTGACGCTGGATGAGGTCGCTGGCGAGGTAGGCTTCAGCGACGCCCAGAATTTTCGTAAAGCGTTCAAGCGCTGGACGGGGCATGGGCCGCGACAAACACACGCTTGA
- a CDS encoding coniferyl aldehyde dehydrogenase produces MNQPISSVPSSLEPVPLLNELFTAQKDAMYAQGAPTYEQRIAALDAVLRLVRDHHDQLLDAVCADFGNRSFAETQLSELMPIVNGIKHIRSHLKAWMRPSKRKVGIAFKPASAKVIYQPLGVVGILAPWNYPLTLTLAPLVEALAAGNRVMIKPSELTPRTAALLQHLLAQTFPADQVTVVIGDAQLASRFSELPFDHLLFTGSTQVGRLVMAAAARNLTPVTLELGGKSPVVLTADFPLKKAARMIAIGKLFNAGQTCVAPDYVLVPRQLVDSFATEWLAAARQLYPTIDGNKDYTSIISRRHYERLLNLVDQAIVAGAKVWQDKNFDQTNERKVPPTLLTNVPLNTDIMREEIFGPLLPVVAYDTLNEALAFINARPKPLALYCFSNDRTCIEQVVQQTRSGGVTINGTMLHATQDDLPFGGVGESGTGAYHGYEGFVRLSHARGVFKLSRLNMSDKVAAPYGRLTRLVTRLMLGK; encoded by the coding sequence ATGAATCAGCCCATCAGCTCCGTGCCCTCTTCACTTGAGCCCGTGCCGTTACTCAATGAACTGTTCACCGCCCAAAAAGACGCCATGTATGCCCAGGGCGCCCCGACCTACGAACAGCGCATCGCTGCCCTGGACGCCGTGCTACGCCTGGTCAGAGATCACCATGACCAACTGCTGGATGCCGTATGTGCGGACTTCGGCAACCGCTCGTTTGCTGAAACCCAACTCAGCGAACTGATGCCCATCGTCAATGGCATCAAGCATATCCGCTCGCACCTCAAGGCCTGGATGCGCCCCAGCAAACGTAAAGTGGGCATTGCCTTCAAGCCCGCCTCTGCCAAGGTAATCTATCAACCGCTGGGCGTGGTGGGCATTCTGGCGCCCTGGAACTACCCGTTGACGCTGACCCTAGCACCGTTGGTGGAAGCGCTGGCGGCGGGCAATCGAGTGATGATCAAGCCGTCGGAGCTAACCCCGCGTACGGCGGCGCTGCTGCAACACTTACTGGCCCAGACCTTCCCCGCCGACCAGGTCACCGTGGTCATTGGCGACGCGCAATTGGCCAGTCGCTTCAGCGAACTGCCGTTTGATCACCTGCTATTTACCGGCTCTACTCAGGTCGGGCGTCTGGTGATGGCGGCCGCAGCGCGCAACCTGACGCCGGTCACCCTGGAATTGGGAGGCAAGTCGCCGGTCGTGCTGACTGCGGATTTTCCGCTGAAGAAAGCGGCGCGGATGATCGCCATCGGCAAGCTGTTCAACGCTGGCCAAACCTGTGTTGCTCCCGATTACGTATTGGTGCCGCGCCAACTGGTCGACAGTTTTGCCACCGAATGGCTGGCGGCGGCCAGGCAGCTGTACCCGACCATCGATGGCAACAAAGACTACACCTCGATTATTTCGCGACGTCATTATGAGCGCTTGTTGAACCTGGTGGATCAGGCGATCGTGGCCGGGGCCAAGGTCTGGCAGGACAAAAATTTCGACCAGACCAACGAACGCAAAGTCCCACCGACCCTGCTGACTAACGTGCCATTGAACACCGATATCATGCGCGAGGAAATTTTTGGCCCGCTGTTGCCGGTGGTCGCCTATGACACACTCAACGAGGCGCTCGCATTCATCAATGCTCGGCCTAAACCCTTGGCGCTGTATTGCTTCTCCAATGATCGAACCTGCATTGAACAAGTGGTGCAGCAAACCCGTTCTGGCGGTGTGACCATCAATGGCACCATGTTGCATGCCACTCAAGACGATTTGCCCTTCGGCGGGGTCGGTGAGAGCGGTACAGGGGCCTACCATGGATACGAAGGGTTTGTACGCCTGTCCCACGCCAGGGGCGTATTTAAATTGAGCCGTTTGAATATGTCGGACAAAGTCGCAGCGCCTTATGGACGGCTAACACGCCTGGTAACTCGCCTGATGCTGGGCAAATAA
- a CDS encoding amino acid deaminase/aldolase, whose translation MHRVETPPPLPARDYAYYHQVLAGVQLPAAFIDLDALMVNLQRLGKRAGNLPVRLVTKSIRSVEMIRTIMAAGSFIQGLLCYSAAEAAWLAGLGFDDIVVAYPSVDERSLVKIACQLRRGRSITLMVDNRAQVQAINEIAVSEGVVIPLAIDLDMSSDFPGLYFGVHRSPINDVASALALAAAIAAQQGVVLHGLMGYEGQIAGLMDSVPGQAVKNGIIRFLKRRSIAEVNARREQVVQALRQAGHTLRFVNGGGTGSFESTRLDPSVTELAAGSGLYAPTLFDHYRTFELEPAAGFALPVTRTQAPSVMVCSGGGYIASGPAGKDRLPRPWLPAGCRLIDNEAAGEVQTPLRHTLDRALSIGDPVLFRHAKAGELCERFDELLVISNGRVVDRVPTYRGEGKNFF comes from the coding sequence ATGCACCGCGTAGAAACTCCCCCACCGCTACCTGCTCGCGATTACGCCTATTACCATCAGGTGCTGGCCGGGGTGCAGCTACCGGCCGCGTTCATTGACTTGGATGCACTGATGGTCAATCTCCAGCGCCTCGGCAAACGCGCCGGGAACCTGCCGGTGCGGCTGGTGACCAAATCCATCCGTTCGGTGGAGATGATTCGCACGATCATGGCCGCGGGGTCGTTCATACAAGGCCTGCTGTGCTACTCCGCCGCCGAGGCCGCCTGGCTGGCAGGCCTGGGTTTTGACGATATCGTTGTGGCTTACCCGTCGGTCGATGAGCGCAGCCTGGTAAAAATCGCCTGCCAATTGCGCCGAGGACGCTCGATTACGTTGATGGTCGACAACCGGGCCCAAGTGCAGGCGATCAATGAGATAGCCGTGAGCGAAGGTGTGGTCATTCCATTGGCAATCGATCTGGATATGTCATCGGATTTCCCAGGGCTGTATTTTGGCGTGCACCGCTCGCCGATCAATGACGTGGCGAGTGCACTCGCACTGGCTGCCGCTATCGCGGCTCAGCAGGGCGTCGTGTTACACGGCCTGATGGGTTATGAAGGGCAAATTGCCGGGTTGATGGATTCTGTTCCGGGCCAAGCCGTCAAGAATGGGATCATCCGTTTTCTCAAACGCCGCTCCATTGCCGAAGTCAATGCGCGCCGTGAGCAGGTCGTCCAGGCATTGCGCCAAGCCGGTCACACCCTGCGTTTCGTGAACGGCGGCGGTACGGGCAGTTTTGAAAGCACGCGCCTCGATCCTTCGGTCACCGAGCTGGCGGCTGGCTCCGGCCTGTATGCACCGACCTTGTTCGACCACTACCGGACCTTCGAGCTGGAGCCCGCCGCCGGATTTGCCTTGCCCGTGACGCGCACCCAGGCGCCGAGCGTGATGGTGTGTTCAGGCGGTGGCTACATCGCCTCCGGACCTGCTGGCAAGGATCGACTGCCCCGCCCCTGGCTGCCCGCCGGCTGCCGTTTGATCGACAACGAAGCCGCCGGCGAAGTACAGACTCCACTGCGACATACTCTGGACCGGGCGTTGAGCATCGGTGACCCGGTACTGTTTCGTCACGCCAAGGCCGGTGAATTGTGTGAGCGTTTCGATGAACTGTTGGTGATCAGCAATGGGCGCGTGGTGGACCGCGTGCCGACCTATCGCGGCGAGGGCAAAAACTTCTTTTGA
- a CDS encoding TetR/AcrR family transcriptional regulator, which translates to MVKPNTASVRAATAGKSQEHKKQPAQQRSTETYERILVATAQTLCDVGIERLSTNLVCECAGLTPPALYRYFPNKYALLTVLGERLLEKQNGLIDHWITPELLSGPPEALESALAELILETYRITDATLGGMWILKGLRAVPALEHVRIDSHRRVSGAQAKILAAVFPQADPQQLATAARLAVEMIHATIELLFDESLDPKSVCAMVASMIVSHLDRLAPAPTM; encoded by the coding sequence ATGGTCAAGCCCAACACTGCCAGCGTCCGCGCCGCTACCGCCGGAAAAAGCCAGGAACACAAGAAACAGCCTGCACAGCAGCGCAGCACTGAAACCTACGAGCGGATATTGGTCGCGACCGCACAGACGCTGTGCGATGTGGGAATCGAGCGTCTGTCCACCAATCTGGTCTGCGAATGTGCAGGACTCACCCCGCCAGCGCTGTACCGCTACTTCCCGAATAAATACGCGCTACTGACCGTATTGGGCGAACGCTTGCTGGAAAAACAGAACGGCCTGATCGACCACTGGATCACACCCGAATTGTTGTCAGGCCCGCCCGAGGCATTGGAGTCAGCGCTCGCCGAGCTGATCCTGGAGACCTATCGGATCACCGACGCAACCCTGGGCGGCATGTGGATTCTCAAGGGACTGCGGGCGGTACCGGCGCTGGAACACGTGAGGATCGACTCCCACCGACGGGTATCCGGTGCACAGGCGAAGATCCTGGCGGCTGTTTTTCCCCAGGCGGATCCGCAACAGCTCGCTACCGCCGCCAGGTTGGCAGTAGAAATGATCCACGCAACGATCGAGTTGCTGTTCGACGAATCCCTTGATCCCAAAAGCGTCTGCGCCATGGTGGCGTCAATGATTGTCAGCCACCTGGATCGACTGGCCCCTGCTCCAACGATGTGA
- a CDS encoding DUF2147 domain-containing protein encodes MKARQWLFLSLAVVCSSSGYAAAGPQEAKGLWLTSEKDAVVKVDDCADKPGALCGKVVWVKDVASITSDCGVQIMQLDRYDQEAWRDGWVFDPRDHKKYKGVVRVKGGYLNVRAFVGTEVLGKTEQFERIASLPPAPVCTL; translated from the coding sequence ATGAAAGCGCGGCAATGGCTTTTCCTTTCACTGGCAGTGGTTTGCTCTTCCAGCGGTTATGCGGCGGCGGGTCCACAGGAGGCCAAGGGTCTGTGGCTCACCTCGGAAAAGGATGCGGTGGTCAAGGTTGACGATTGCGCCGACAAACCCGGCGCGTTGTGTGGAAAGGTCGTCTGGGTCAAGGACGTGGCCTCAATCACCAGCGATTGCGGCGTACAGATCATGCAACTGGATCGTTATGACCAGGAAGCGTGGCGTGATGGTTGGGTGTTTGATCCCCGCGACCATAAAAAATACAAAGGCGTCGTTCGGGTCAAAGGGGGTTACCTCAATGTCCGGGCTTTTGTCGGCACCGAGGTCCTCGGTAAGACAGAGCAATTCGAACGCATTGCCTCACTGCCTCCTGCACCGGTTTGCACATTGTAA
- a CDS encoding TorF family putative porin has product MRATTHRYVMAVLLWPIVSPSLAFADEMASYAVDITAKAVSDVRTRGVSDSLNRPGAKITIQVAHESGLVALAEFTTVNKKQFPEGDGLGVLLAGGYRFGDPEAWHYGVGLAAEMFPGAQFKAPNRFDFETFTLADERTTNFNGQFAVLEIGYGALEGRVARVLSKTYRGANTGGVCGAQLQFRDDPTKGLECYAKGDRNSRGSMLYDLDYRYALGMNTTLKLHAGYQQIVNFSEANVADYDIGLVHHLWGFDWGLDWVTAKTRARELYMVEDDGHVRSTDDNRWVASISRTF; this is encoded by the coding sequence ATGCGTGCAACGACACACCGTTATGTAATGGCCGTTTTGCTGTGGCCTATCGTTAGCCCATCCTTGGCATTCGCCGACGAGATGGCCAGTTATGCGGTCGACATCACGGCCAAGGCCGTGTCCGATGTCAGAACTCGAGGCGTGTCTGATTCGTTGAACCGACCGGGTGCCAAAATCACCATCCAAGTCGCCCATGAATCAGGATTAGTGGCACTTGCCGAGTTTACGACCGTCAACAAGAAGCAATTTCCTGAAGGGGATGGCCTCGGCGTCTTGCTCGCTGGCGGTTATCGCTTCGGCGATCCAGAAGCCTGGCATTACGGGGTTGGCCTGGCGGCAGAGATGTTCCCCGGTGCGCAGTTCAAGGCACCGAACCGATTCGACTTTGAAACCTTTACGCTGGCAGACGAACGCACCACTAATTTCAACGGCCAGTTCGCGGTATTGGAAATTGGCTACGGCGCCCTTGAAGGTCGAGTCGCCCGAGTCTTGTCCAAAACCTACCGTGGCGCCAACACCGGCGGTGTATGCGGGGCCCAATTGCAATTTCGCGACGATCCCACCAAAGGCTTGGAGTGTTATGCCAAAGGGGATCGCAACTCCCGCGGCAGCATGTTGTATGACCTGGACTACAGATACGCGCTCGGGATGAATACCACGCTGAAATTGCATGCGGGTTATCAGCAAATCGTTAACTTTTCCGAAGCGAACGTCGCTGACTACGACATTGGCCTGGTCCATCACTTGTGGGGCTTCGATTGGGGGCTTGACTGGGTGACCGCCAAAACGCGGGCGCGCGAGCTATATATGGTTGAAGACGACGGCCATGTGCGCTCCACGGATGACAACCGCTGGGTCGCATCGATTTCGCGTACTTTCTGA
- a CDS encoding FGGY-family carbohydrate kinase: MTSLFLSRTPQAATGLEQLILAVDLGTSGCKCALVSLEGDIRAWAFHSVPLHVNGLSVEQEPQDWWNAFLRGANELLSADPVRRRQVIAVCCSTQGEGTVCVDRDGVAIGRAMLWLDKRGAGAVKKRMGGGRFSLAGYGPLKLWRSLRLTGGVASLSGMDAAGHMAYILDHEPERYERTYKFLNVLDYMNLRLSGRYCATSDSMLTAWITDNRDPHHIRYDGGLVKALGVEVDKLPDLVRSTDVIGTLRPELAETLGLSPTTQVVAGAVDTSAVAVGATVSDFAPHLYLGTSSWVGAHVPFKKTSVRHHIAAVPSAVNGRYLAMAMQSAAGANLSFLRDKVLYHPDELLSDEQQPDVYALLDRIAARVPPGSRGLIYTPWLCGERSPISDPSLRAGLFNLKLEHSREDIIRAFMEGVALNTRWMFEPFSRFLGQPSDVIVATGGGAQSEVWCQIMADVCGRVIQQPQNAIQTNARGAAFIAAVALGKLQFHDLPSLKRPHRLFEPSGATRALYDDQFATFQEVRKRLAPLYRRLNPTQETAS; the protein is encoded by the coding sequence ATGACTTCGCTTTTCTTATCCCGGACGCCTCAGGCGGCCACCGGTCTGGAGCAACTCATCCTGGCGGTGGACCTCGGCACCTCCGGTTGCAAGTGCGCCCTGGTTTCACTTGAGGGTGATATCCGGGCCTGGGCGTTTCACAGTGTGCCGCTGCATGTGAACGGGTTGAGCGTCGAGCAGGAACCGCAAGATTGGTGGAATGCTTTTTTGCGAGGAGCCAACGAATTGCTGAGCGCTGATCCCGTCAGGCGGCGCCAGGTGATCGCCGTATGTTGCTCCACGCAGGGCGAAGGCACGGTGTGCGTGGATCGGGACGGCGTGGCCATTGGGCGTGCGATGTTGTGGCTGGACAAGCGGGGGGCCGGGGCGGTCAAAAAACGCATGGGAGGAGGGCGGTTCAGCCTGGCCGGGTACGGGCCGCTCAAGCTCTGGCGTTCACTGCGTCTGACGGGTGGCGTGGCCTCGTTGTCCGGCATGGACGCCGCCGGGCACATGGCCTACATCCTTGATCACGAGCCGGAGCGCTATGAGCGAACCTACAAATTCCTCAACGTGCTCGACTACATGAACCTGCGCCTTTCGGGCCGCTATTGCGCCACCAGCGACTCGATGTTGACGGCATGGATCACCGACAACCGTGACCCTCACCACATTCGCTACGACGGCGGCCTGGTCAAGGCCTTGGGGGTCGAGGTCGACAAACTGCCCGATCTTGTCAGGTCCACTGATGTTATTGGCACGTTACGCCCGGAGCTTGCCGAGACCCTCGGATTGTCGCCTACCACGCAAGTTGTGGCAGGCGCCGTCGACACCTCGGCAGTGGCTGTCGGTGCCACCGTCAGCGACTTTGCCCCGCACCTTTATCTGGGCACCTCGTCATGGGTGGGCGCACACGTCCCGTTCAAGAAAACCAGCGTGCGTCACCACATCGCCGCGGTGCCCAGCGCGGTCAACGGCCGCTACCTGGCGATGGCCATGCAGTCGGCGGCGGGCGCGAACCTTTCATTCCTGCGCGACAAGGTGCTTTACCACCCCGACGAGCTGTTGAGTGATGAACAGCAACCAGACGTCTACGCCTTGCTTGATCGCATCGCCGCGCGGGTGCCGCCAGGTTCCAGGGGGTTGATCTACACGCCCTGGCTGTGCGGCGAACGCTCGCCGATCAGTGATCCCAGCCTGCGAGCCGGCTTGTTCAACCTGAAGCTGGAGCACTCACGGGAAGACATCATTCGCGCCTTCATGGAAGGGGTCGCGCTCAACACGCGCTGGATGTTCGAACCATTCTCGCGCTTTCTCGGCCAGCCCAGCGACGTGATCGTGGCCACCGGTGGCGGCGCCCAATCGGAGGTGTGGTGCCAGATCATGGCCGACGTCTGCGGGCGCGTTATCCAGCAGCCGCAGAACGCGATCCAGACCAATGCCCGCGGGGCTGCGTTCATAGCGGCGGTGGCGTTGGGCAAGCTGCAGTTTCACGACCTTCCGAGCCTGAAACGTCCGCATCGCCTGTTTGAACCGTCCGGCGCCACCCGTGCGCTGTACGACGATCAATTCGCCACGTTCCAAGAGGTACGCAAGCGTCTCGCGCCGCTTTATCGGCGCCTGAACCCCACACAGGAGACTGCCTCATGA
- a CDS encoding class II aldolase/adducin family protein yields MSHVQQQIVELSQHLCHRGFFAATGGNLALRIDAQHIAVTPSATDYFTMRAEDVCVLRLKDLAQLSGDRAPTVESGLHAKILRARPDVQCSIHTHQPVASACTLLGEPLDVPNPELWASLGKHIPLVGYAPSGSSWLAGKFGRTIRWDYNAYLMRNHGVLCCGPDIETTLSRLEDLETFCRDYLLRHINEQSRHQAQSPAAVARLVDALMRSSAVDAHPSSETPL; encoded by the coding sequence ATGAGTCATGTCCAACAACAAATCGTCGAGCTATCGCAGCATCTGTGTCACCGCGGCTTTTTTGCGGCGACTGGCGGTAATCTCGCTTTGCGCATCGATGCGCAGCACATCGCCGTCACGCCGTCGGCTACCGACTATTTCACCATGCGTGCGGAGGATGTCTGTGTGCTGCGTCTCAAGGATCTGGCACAGCTCTCCGGTGACCGCGCGCCCACGGTCGAAAGCGGGCTGCATGCAAAAATTCTGCGGGCGCGCCCGGACGTGCAGTGCAGTATCCACACCCATCAGCCCGTGGCCAGTGCCTGCACCTTGCTCGGTGAGCCGCTGGATGTACCGAACCCGGAGCTGTGGGCGTCCCTGGGCAAACACATACCCTTGGTAGGGTACGCACCCTCAGGCTCAAGTTGGTTGGCCGGCAAGTTCGGCAGGACCATTCGCTGGGATTACAACGCCTACCTGATGCGCAACCACGGCGTGCTGTGCTGTGGTCCGGATATCGAGACGACCCTGTCGCGCCTCGAGGATCTCGAGACCTTCTGCCGCGACTACCTGCTACGTCATATCAACGAACAGTCCCGTCATCAGGCGCAGTCACCTGCCGCCGTGGCACGCCTGGTCGACGCCCTGATGCGTTCCAGCGCTGTCGATGCTCACCCTTCTTCCGAGACCCCATTATGA